The Alphaproteobacteria bacterium genomic interval CAAATCCGGCATTCGCCAACGCCTGGCCGTACTCGGAAAAAGAGTCCGTACGGCCCCACCACGAGTGGATGACGAGGACGCCGCCAAACGGCACCCGTCGGGACGGCAGAATCAACTCCGCCATTAATCGCACCACCGCGTAGCGCCCGACCAGACCACAGCATCAGGGTTCACGGTTTCTTGCCCGGCCGAAATGATCTGTATCAGTCCACGCAGGCCAAATGCGTCTTGCGCTTGTGGACATACGGTGGTGCGATTGGCCGTTCGTGGCAATCCGACAAGAGGACCAACATGATCGATCACATAGGCATGGCCGTCACCGATCTGGAACGCGCCAAGGGATTCTACAGCGCGGCCCTGCAACCGCTGGGCATCAGTCTCATCGCCGAGGTCACGGCGGAGCAGACCGGCGCCGGTGCGGCGGCAGGCTTTGGCGCCGCCGGCAAGCCCTTCTTCTGGATCGGCGGGCCGGCGCCGCAAGGACTGCCGGTGCATGTGGCGTTCACCGCGCCGAACCGGGCGATGGTGGATGCCTTTTACACGGCGGCCCTGGCGGCCGGCGGCACGGACAATGGCAAGCCCGGCCTGCGACCGCACTATCATCCGAATTACTACGGTGCGTTCGTGCGCGACGGCGACGGCCACAACATCGAAGCGGTGTGCCACGCACCGGAATAGTTCGACCCGGGTGGTCTGACGGACGCCGTCAGATCGGGTTGGCCAGGTCCCGCTTGCGCCGCGCCACATAGTCACTGAGACCATCGCGTATGCCGTCATCCAGAGCCGGCGGCTCATAGGCGGCCAGCAGGGAATGCCAGATGGCGTTGGCGCGTTTGGCCGCATCTTCGGAGCCGGCTTCCTGCCAGGACTCGAAGTTGCGCCAGTCCGACAGCATGGGGCTGTAGAAGGCGGTCTCGTAGCGTTCGATAGTATGGCCGACGCCGAAGAAGTGCCCGCCCGGCCCCACTTCATCGATCGCCGCCACGGCCAGGGAGTCCGTGTCGGTGGCGATGGGCTGCATGAGGCCGGCAACGAGCTGGGCCGATTCCGCATCGACAATGAGCTTCTCGAACGAGGTGGTGAGGCCGCTTTCCAGCCAGCCGGCGGTGGGCATGATGACATTGGCGCCGCCCATGACGGAGCCCCACAGCGACATCTGGGATTCATACGCCGCCTGGGCATCCACCGCGCAGGAGACGGTGGCCACGTGCGAGCGGTAGGGCAGGCCATAGCGGCGCACCACCTGGCCGGTAGCGAAGGCGGCGCGGACGTTCTCCGGCGTGCCGAAGGCCGGCGCGCCCGAGCGCATATCCACGTTGGAGGTAAAGGCGCCATAGATGACCGGTGCGCCGGCCCTGGCGGTCTGGGCCAGAGCAATCATGGCCAGCGCCTCGGCATTCTGTTGCACCAGTGCGCCGGCGAGCGTCACCGGACTCATGGCGCCGGCCAGGGTGAAGGGCGTGGCGATCACCACCTGGCCGGCGCGGGCCAGAGTCAGCAGGCCCTGGGCCATCTCACCGTCCAGCTTCAGCGGCGAATTGGTGTTGATGATGCCGCTGAGGCTGGGCGAGCGGGCAAAGGCCGCCTCGTCCTCGCCATGGAGAATGCGCATCATGGCGATTTCGTCCATGACGCGGGTGCGGCCCAGAGCGGTGCAGCCGATGGCTTTGTCGCTGAGGGTGGTCAGCGCCAGCATGATATCCAGGTGGCGGGACTCGGCCGGCAGGTCCATGGGCACAAAGCCGTAAGCCGCCGTGTGAATGGCATTGAGGGATTGCACCAGACGAACGAAGTCGCCCACCTCGGCAATGCTGCCGGGATGACGCCCTTTGTCCAGCGTGGACAGAAAGGCCGGACCGCCAACCGGCGAGAAGACAATGGACCGGCCGCCGATATGCAGCGATTTCGCCGGATCGCGGGCGCGAAACGTAAAACTCTTCGGCGCCAGCGCCAGCTTCGACTCGATGAAGGCCGGGTCGAAGCGCACACGATTGTTGGCCGGATCCACGGTGCACCCTTCGGCGCGCAGCAGGCCAACCGCCTCGCTGTCCTGCACCTCGAGCCCGGTGCGGGCCAGCACCTGCAGCGACGCCTGGTGGATGTCCTCCACCTGATCGTCGCTCAACAGGCGAACCGGGTCGTAGATCAGTTCCGGCTGGGCCCACGGCGCCTGACGGACGGCACCGCCGCGACCGCCCCGCCCGTCGCGGGGCGGCGATCCGGCGACCGTGCGGCGGGCGCCTTCGCGGCGACGGCGGCCGGACGCGGGGTTGTCGGTGGCCGGCGCCATCAGGCGAGGAGCTGCTCGTCGAAGGGATAGGTGGTCATCAGCTCCACGCCGGTCGCCGTGATACGCACCATCTGCTCCAGCTTGACGCCCTCGACTCCGTCATCCTCGCCAATATAGCTCTCCACACAGACCAGCATATTCTCCTCAAAGCCGGCCTCACTGGCGTCGTCGAACTCCAGAAAGCGCTTTGACAGGACCGGATATTCGTTGCACAGCCCGATACCGTGGATCAGGCCGTTGTACCAGTTCTTGTGGAAGTTCGGCGGCGCCTCCCAGGCCCGCTCCGCATAGTCGCGGAACGACAGTCCGGCCTTCAGCAGGCTCATATTGTGGTGCACTTCATCGAAGGCCAGACCATAGAGCTCGCGCTGTTTGCCCGACGGCCGGCCGGGGCCACAGAAATAGGTGCGCGACATATCGGCGTCATAGCCGAAGGGGCCCACAAGATCGGTGTCGAAGCTGACCAGATCGCCGGGCCGGATGCGCTTTTCGCCGGCTTCCTGGAACCAAGGATTGGTCCGCGCGCCGGACGTCAGCAGCTTGGTCTCAATATACTCGCCGCCCATCTCGGCATTGGTCGCCTGCAGGATGGACCACATCTGGGCCTCGGTGCGGCCAGGCTCCAGCGCCTCGCGGATGCGGGCACAGGCGGTTTCCGCCACGCCGATCGCCAGGCTCATGACGGAGATCTCTTCCGGCGACTTAATGCAGCGGGCCTGCTCCATGAGGGACTGGCCCTCAACCAGCCTGACGCCTTCGGCGACAAGCACCTGACCGGCCTCCACATCCACATGATCGGCGGCCAGCCGGCGGTCGGCGCCGCAATAGGTCCTTACCAGCTCGAGAATCTCACCAACCCACTGGCGCACCCGCCTGTTGCGGCGGTCGCCACCGGCAAAAAGAAAGCCGGTGGAGGTGCGCACCTCGGCCAGGGTATCGAGACCCTCCGCCAGATGGGCGCAGCCAGGAAACTCAAACATGATGGACTTGCCGGCCGCCGGCACGAAGACGTAGCGCGCCGCGTTGTGCATGGTCCAGATCATCATGTTCCGGCCGCCGGTGGCGTAGCGGATATTGACCGGATCATAGAGCAGCACGCCGCCCAGCCCGCGCTTGCGCAACTGCTCCTGAATACGGCCAAGGCGCCAGGCGCGCAGCGCCCGGGTATCGATCTCGGCCTCGAAGTCGTGGGTGCCCATATCGACGCCGGGCTTGTGATGGGGCGGTGAGAAGGTCATGGATGAACTCCGGCAAATAATGCAAAGACAGAGACCGGCAGGGTCAGGGATCAGGACAGCAGATCGTCCTCAAAGGGAAAGGTGGACAGCGTCTCAACACCGGTTTCGGTGACGACGATCTGGTCCTCCAGCTTAACCCCCTCCGCGCCGTGCTCCAGCCCGATATAGCTCTCCACCGAAAAGGTCATTCCCGGCTCCATGACGCCGTCATGGTCGGGCAGGCGGTCGAGCCCCTGGATATTGGGCAGGAAGGGATATTCATCGGCCATGCCGACGCCGTGCATGAGG includes:
- a CDS encoding VOC family protein; translated protein: MIDHIGMAVTDLERAKGFYSAALQPLGISLIAEVTAEQTGAGAAAGFGAAGKPFFWIGGPAPQGLPVHVAFTAPNRAMVDAFYTAALAAGGTDNGKPGLRPHYHPNYYGAFVRDGDGHNIEAVCHAPE
- a CDS encoding trimethylamine methyltransferase family protein; protein product: MAPATDNPASGRRRREGARRTVAGSPPRDGRGGRGGAVRQAPWAQPELIYDPVRLLSDDQVEDIHQASLQVLARTGLEVQDSEAVGLLRAEGCTVDPANNRVRFDPAFIESKLALAPKSFTFRARDPAKSLHIGGRSIVFSPVGGPAFLSTLDKGRHPGSIAEVGDFVRLVQSLNAIHTAAYGFVPMDLPAESRHLDIMLALTTLSDKAIGCTALGRTRVMDEIAMMRILHGEDEAAFARSPSLSGIINTNSPLKLDGEMAQGLLTLARAGQVVIATPFTLAGAMSPVTLAGALVQQNAEALAMIALAQTARAGAPVIYGAFTSNVDMRSGAPAFGTPENVRAAFATGQVVRRYGLPYRSHVATVSCAVDAQAAYESQMSLWGSVMGGANVIMPTAGWLESGLTTSFEKLIVDAESAQLVAGLMQPIATDTDSLAVAAIDEVGPGGHFFGVGHTIERYETAFYSPMLSDWRNFESWQEAGSEDAAKRANAIWHSLLAAYEPPALDDGIRDGLSDYVARRKRDLANPI
- a CDS encoding Xaa-Pro peptidase family protein gives rise to the protein MTFSPPHHKPGVDMGTHDFEAEIDTRALRAWRLGRIQEQLRKRGLGGVLLYDPVNIRYATGGRNMMIWTMHNAARYVFVPAAGKSIMFEFPGCAHLAEGLDTLAEVRTSTGFLFAGGDRRNRRVRQWVGEILELVRTYCGADRRLAADHVDVEAGQVLVAEGVRLVEGQSLMEQARCIKSPEEISVMSLAIGVAETACARIREALEPGRTEAQMWSILQATNAEMGGEYIETKLLTSGARTNPWFQEAGEKRIRPGDLVSFDTDLVGPFGYDADMSRTYFCGPGRPSGKQRELYGLAFDEVHHNMSLLKAGLSFRDYAERAWEAPPNFHKNWYNGLIHGIGLCNEYPVLSKRFLEFDDASEAGFEENMLVCVESYIGEDDGVEGVKLEQMVRITATGVELMTTYPFDEQLLA